Proteins encoded within one genomic window of Haematobia irritans isolate KBUSLIRL chromosome 5, ASM5000362v1, whole genome shotgun sequence:
- the LOC142240029 gene encoding uncharacterized protein LOC142240029 isoform X1, with protein sequence MAEDPVNQQKFAEDVLAASEASDDGSFVGANLGDPNGNFQMPSVDEVWKLIEQMEGISDEERASIRENLYNPQDGSAEDFMKRYAQPAMGHTTWDYVIFLTMVAILLMIFALFGYKLYKSLMSKELKKQEKLKQKQSKKSKKVN encoded by the exons ATGGCCGAAGATCCAGttaatcaacaaaaatttgctGAGGATGTCTTAGCTGCTTCCGAAGCTAGTGACGATGGTAGTTTTGTCGGAGCCAATTTGGGTGATCCCAATGGCAATTTTCAAATGCCAAGTGTCGATGAGGTTTGGAAACTAATCGAACAAATGGAAGGCATTAGCGATGAGGAACGTGCTAGTATCCGCGAAAATCTGTATAATCCCCAAGATGGTAGTGCTGAGGATTTTATGAAACGTTATGCTCAACCAGCAATGGGTCATACTACATGGGATTATGTTATATTTCTCACAATGGTCGCTATACTCCTCATGATATTTG CTCTCTTTGGTTATAAACTTTACAAATCGCTGATGTCTAAGGAACTTAAGAAACAGGAAAagcttaaacaaaaacaaagcaaGAAAAGTAAAAAGGTCAACTAA
- the LOC142240029 gene encoding uncharacterized protein LOC142240029 isoform X2 — protein sequence MASSSEEENLLEQLKNSVVAIMDKTGSSKFAHDLMDKIQALQQRLETLPSSEKMQFIEEMRESFRATIANVENKLMQHANFEKVYAYSIYAAIIFLILFVIALFGYKLYKSLMSKELKKQEKLKQKQSKKSKKVN from the exons ATGGCCAGCAGCTCTGAGGAAGAAAATCTACTCGAACAGTTGAAAAATTCAGTTGTGGCTATTATGGATAAGACAGGATCAAGTAAATTTGCTCATGATCTAATGGATAAAATTCAAGCTTTACAACAGCGCCTGGAAACATTGCCCAGCTCGGAGAAAATGCAATTCATTGAAGAAATGAGAGAGTCGTTTCGTGCCACAATAGCAAATGTTGAAAATAAACTCATGCAGCatgccaattttgaaaaagtctatGCTTATTCAATATATGCggcaattatatttctaatacTTTTTGTAATTG CTCTCTTTGGTTATAAACTTTACAAATCGCTGATGTCTAAGGAACTTAAGAAACAGGAAAagcttaaacaaaaacaaagcaaGAAAAGTAAAAAGGTCAACTAA